In Oncorhynchus mykiss isolate Arlee chromosome 1, USDA_OmykA_1.1, whole genome shotgun sequence, the following proteins share a genomic window:
- the LOC110514871 gene encoding protein ANKUB1-like isoform X3, producing the protein METRRTTCMCLCLPGATLRLDTWDGWAESLRGCFLGHRLTVQRHLSRERPVRRFQLRVALYIAASLGHLDLAGWLLERGVRVIEPVGVHPYREWCHQTAHPDVAKCPAVASIELGQLTILKLCIASSVLTLACQDPQGRDPLRIALQYGHRECVSHLATKLCSVVVLPGMALPMRTYLQIKGWVRLGQRRAASRHCMGLNRAPFRTRVGDTVLVDGFTLPKMSSKPRRSEAKAGIRVMSTASQSLTPINCPSHVTCQLRALASQDKPLQLPKQHPVATSDEREKKRGCGGKGCEEDESGDQNSNQWRSRVPLPPISRDTNLRPVFASPNSAQILTTSLEAFSLHCDRTPRENAIYCLALASAFTQRPWLQQLNVARTLSRRSAQHIG; encoded by the exons ATGGAAACCAGGAGGACAACCtgcatgtgtctctgtctcccagggGCTACTCTACGGTTGGACACCTGGGATGGGTGGGCGGAGTCCCTCAGAGGCTGCTTCCTGGGACACAGACTGACCGTCCAACGACACCTGTCTAGGGAGAGACCTGTGAGGAG GTTCCAGCTCCGGGTGGCACTCTACATCGCTGCTTCTCTGGGCCACCTGGACCTGGCCGGCTGGCTGCTGGAGAGGGGGGTGCGTGTCATTGAGCCGGTGGGGGTTCACCCTTACCGTGAGTGGTGCCACCAGACGGCCCACCCCGACGTCGCCAAGTGTCCCGCTGTCGCCTCCATCGAGCTCGGCCAGCTCACCATCCTCAAACTCTGTATCGCCAGCAGCGTTCTGACCCTTGCCTGTCAGGATCCCCAGGGTCGTGACCCCCTGAGGATCGCCCTTCAGTACGGCCACAGGGAGTGTGTGAGTCACCTGGCCACCAAGCTGTGCTCTGTGGTGGTCCTCCCAGGTATGGCCCTGCCCATGCGGACATACCTCCAGATAAAGGGCTGGGTGAGGCTGGGGCAGAGGAGGGCAGCATCCAGGCACTGCATGGGCCTCAACAGGGCTCCGTTCAGGACCAGGGTGGGCGACACGGTCCTGGTGGACGGCTTCACCCTCCCCAAGATGTCTTCCAAGCCCAGGAGGAGTGAGGCCAAGGCGGGTATCAGGGTGATGTCCACAGCCTCTCAAAGTTTGACCCCCATCAACTGCCCATCTCATGTAACCTGCCAGCTCCGCGCCCTGGCATCCCAGGATAAACCTCTTCAACTACCGAAGCAACACCCTGTGGCCACGAGtgatgaaagagagaagaagaggggatgtGGAGGGAAGGGATGTGAGGAGGATGAGAGTGGGGATCAGAACAGCAACCAATGGAGGAGCAGAGTCCCGCTCCCGCCCATTTCCAGAGACACCAATCTCAGACCTGTGTTTGCCTCGCCAAACTCCGCCCAGATACTCACCACCTCACTGGAGGCCTTTTCTCTCCACTGCGACCGCACACCCAGAGAAAACGCCATATACTGTTTGGCCTTGGCCAG TGCCTTCACACAGAGACCATGGTTGCAGCAGCTGAATGTAGCGCGGACTCTGTCCAGGAGGAGTGCTCAGCACATTGGGTAG